The region GCGGCGGGGGACTTATCTCCGGCATCGCCCTGGCGGTCAAGGAGACGGCGCCGCATGTCAAGGTGTACGGTGTGCAGGCCCAGGGGGCGCCGGCGATGTATATGTCCAAACGCTCCCATGCCTTGAAGACCGTTCCCGACGCGGTGACGATGGCGGACGGGATCGCGGTCAAGGTTCCGGGGGACCTTACTTTCGCCATTATCGACAAATATGTCGACGATATATTCGTTATCGACGACGAGGCTATTGCCAGCACTATTCTGATGCTGCTGGAGCGGGCCAAGCTGATGGTCGAGGGGGCGGGCGCGGTCAGCCTCGCCGCGCTGCTCCACGGCAAGGTGCCCGCCCAGGGCAAGGTCGTGAGCGTTATCTCGGGCGGAAATATCGACGTGAACATGATTTCGCGCATCATTGAGCGCGGTCTTGTAAAAGCCGGTCGGCGGGTTAAAATTTCCACCATGGTGGTGGATCGCCCCGGCGCGCTCCACCGGCTGCTCTCGGTGATCGCCGCGCTCAGGGCCAATGTAATCCATATCTACCACGACAGGGTGGAGCGGAACGTGCCGATCGGCCAGTCGATCGTCGAGGTCGGCCTGGAGACGCGCGATACCCTGCATACCGAGGAAATCCTCTCGACTCTCCGCAAAGAAGGATATAACGTCGAGGTTTTGTAGAGGATTAACGCGACAAGTGTCGAATTGTACTTCCTTTGAGACAAAGGAGGCAGGTATATGGCAGATTTTGTTGCGGTGGTTCTCGCCGCCGGCAAGGGTACGCGGATGAAGTCGGCCCTGCCGAAGGTGCTGCACCGGGTAGGCGGGCAGCCGATGCTGGCTCATGTTCTGGGGGCCGCCAAGCAGGCCGGCGCCGCTCGCTGCGTAACCGTGGTGGGCTTCGGCGCCGCCGCCGTCGAGGAAGAGATCGGCGCGGCGAGCGAGTTCGTCGTCCAGGCCGAGCAGCTCGGCACAGGCCACGCCGTAATGCAGGCGCGCGAGGCTCTCGGTAAATACAACGGCACGGTAATGGTGCTGTGCGGCGATACGCCGCTTCTGACCGCCGATCTTCTGGGCCGGCTTTATGCCGCCCATCGAGAGGCGCAGGCAGCCGCGACCGTGCTGACGGCCAAGATGGCCGACCCCGCCGGCTACGGGCGGGTTATCCGCGACCGGGCGGGTCAGGTGGCAAGGATTGTGGAGCAGAAGGATGCCAGCGCGGACGAACTGGCGGTCAACGAGATCAACACCGGCATATACTGCTTTGAGTGCCAGCCCCTGCTGGCGGCCCTGGATGGCCTGACCTGCGACAACAAGCAGGGCGAGTACTATCTGACCGACGTGATCGGCATATTTGTGGGCCAGGGAGCCAAGGTGTGGGCGCTGACCGCCGATGACGAGCGCGAAACGATGGGCATCAATTCCCGCCGGCAGCTCGCCGAGGCGGAGAAGCTTCTGCGCCGCCGCAAGTTAGATGAGCTGATGGACAACGGCGTGACGATAATGGACCCTGATTCGACCTTCATCGACGCCGCCGTAACGGTGGACGCCGATACGGTCATCTATCCGTTCACCTGGCTGGAAGGGGCGACCCGCATCGGCGGCTGCTGCTCCGTCGGGCCGAACACCAGGCTGGCCGATACTGTGCTGGGCGACAATGTGACCATCCATTTTTCGTACGCCCATGAATGCGAGATCGGCAGCGGCGCCAATGTCGGGCCTTACGTCCACCTGCGGCCGGCCACCGAGCTGGCTTCGGGCGTGAAGGTCGGCAATTTCGTGGAGATCAAGAACAGCAAGGTCGGCCCTGGCAGCAAGGTGCCCCATCTCAGCTATATCGGCGACACCGATATGGGGGCCGGGGTCAACATCGGTTCGGGGACGATTACCGTAAATTACGACGGCCGGAAAAAACACCGCACGGTTATCGAGGATAACGCCTTTATCGGCTGCAACACCAACCTGGTGGCGCCGGTTACCGTCGGCAGCGGCGCTTATGTCGGGGCCGGCTCGACGATCACCAAGAACGTTCCGGCCGATTCCCTGGGAGTGGCGCGGGCGCGCCAGTCCAACATCGAGGGTTGGGCCAAAAAGCATAAAGGCTGATTTGGGGGAGTAGAAATGGTGTTAGACAACGGTAAACGGCTGCGGATTTTTTCCGGTAATTCCAACCGCCACCTCGCGGAAGAAATCGCGGCATATCTGGGGCTGGCGCTGGGGGATGCCTTCGTCGGCCGCTTCAACAACGGTGAGACTCAGGTGATGATCGAGGAAAGCGTGCGCGGCGCGGACGTTTTTATCGTTCAGCCCACCTGCGAGCCGGTCAACGATACCATC is a window of Selenomonadales bacterium 4137-cl DNA encoding:
- the ilvA gene encoding threonine ammonia-lyase, coding for MVGPIGVRLKDIQEALAALQGVVHATPLDRSRTFSAMAGCDAYLKLENMQKTGSFKIRGAYNKIRTLNAAERAHGVIAASAGNHAQGVASAASMAGAKATIVMPEAAPLAKIIATRGYGAEVVLSGTVYDEAYERALELQQAGGQTFIHAFNDNAVIAGQGTVGLEILRELEDVSSIVVPVGGGGLISGIALAVKETAPHVKVYGVQAQGAPAMYMSKRSHALKTVPDAVTMADGIAVKVPGDLTFAIIDKYVDDIFVIDDEAIASTILMLLERAKLMVEGAGAVSLAALLHGKVPAQGKVVSVISGGNIDVNMISRIIERGLVKAGRRVKISTMVVDRPGALHRLLSVIAALRANVIHIYHDRVERNVPIGQSIVEVGLETRDTLHTEEILSTLRKEGYNVEVL
- the glmU gene encoding bifunctional UDP-N-acetylglucosamine diphosphorylase/glucosamine-1-phosphate N-acetyltransferase GlmU, translated to MADFVAVVLAAGKGTRMKSALPKVLHRVGGQPMLAHVLGAAKQAGAARCVTVVGFGAAAVEEEIGAASEFVVQAEQLGTGHAVMQAREALGKYNGTVMVLCGDTPLLTADLLGRLYAAHREAQAAATVLTAKMADPAGYGRVIRDRAGQVARIVEQKDASADELAVNEINTGIYCFECQPLLAALDGLTCDNKQGEYYLTDVIGIFVGQGAKVWALTADDERETMGINSRRQLAEAEKLLRRRKLDELMDNGVTIMDPDSTFIDAAVTVDADTVIYPFTWLEGATRIGGCCSVGPNTRLADTVLGDNVTIHFSYAHECEIGSGANVGPYVHLRPATELASGVKVGNFVEIKNSKVGPGSKVPHLSYIGDTDMGAGVNIGSGTITVNYDGRKKHRTVIEDNAFIGCNTNLVAPVTVGSGAYVGAGSTITKNVPADSLGVARARQSNIEGWAKKHKG